One Oscillospiraceae bacterium genomic region harbors:
- a CDS encoding serine hydroxymethyltransferase produces the protein MGYVKQADPELGEAMDRELGRQRQNIELIASENIVSPAVMAAMGSVLTNKYAEGYPGHRYYGGCQFVDEVEQIAIDRACKLFGAKYANVQPHSGAQANLAVYFALLNLGDTVMGMDLSQGGHLTHGSPVNMSGKNYNFVSYGVSTEDGRIDYAALAKQVAKVRPKLIVAGASAYPRAIDFEKLAEIAHGYGAMLMVDMAHIAGLVAGGQHQNPVPYADVVTTTTHKTLRGPRGGLILTNNEYLIKRINSAIFPGTQGGPLEHVIAGKAVCFGEALKPEFKEYAAKIVENAKAMADELTARGVKLVSGGTDNHLLLIDLTDVDCTGKELEHNLDEVHITANKNTVPGEKRSPFVTSGVRVGTPAVTTRGMGPAEMKIIADCIADCIFDFEGKKDEVTARVAELVKKFPLYE, from the coding sequence ATTGGCTATGTAAAGCAGGCTGACCCCGAACTGGGCGAGGCCATGGACCGAGAGCTGGGCCGTCAGCGCCAGAACATTGAGCTGATCGCCAGCGAGAACATTGTTTCCCCCGCCGTGATGGCAGCTATGGGCAGTGTGCTGACCAACAAGTATGCCGAGGGCTACCCCGGCCACCGCTACTACGGTGGCTGCCAGTTTGTGGATGAGGTGGAGCAGATCGCCATCGACCGCGCCTGCAAGCTGTTTGGTGCCAAGTACGCCAACGTGCAGCCCCACTCCGGCGCACAGGCCAACCTGGCCGTCTACTTTGCGCTGCTGAACCTGGGCGATACCGTCATGGGCATGGACCTGTCCCAGGGCGGCCACCTGACCCATGGCTCCCCCGTGAACATGAGCGGCAAAAACTACAACTTCGTCTCCTACGGCGTCTCCACTGAGGATGGCCGCATCGACTACGCCGCCCTGGCCAAACAGGTGGCCAAGGTGCGCCCCAAGCTCATCGTGGCCGGTGCTTCGGCCTATCCCCGCGCCATCGACTTTGAGAAGCTGGCTGAGATCGCCCACGGCTACGGCGCCATGCTGATGGTGGATATGGCCCACATTGCCGGTCTGGTGGCCGGCGGCCAGCACCAGAACCCCGTGCCCTACGCTGACGTGGTGACCACCACCACCCACAAGACCCTGCGCGGCCCCCGCGGCGGTTTGATTTTGACCAACAACGAGTACCTCATCAAGCGCATCAACTCCGCCATCTTCCCCGGCACCCAGGGCGGCCCGCTGGAGCATGTCATCGCCGGAAAGGCTGTCTGCTTTGGCGAGGCCCTGAAGCCTGAGTTCAAGGAGTACGCCGCCAAGATCGTGGAGAACGCCAAGGCCATGGCCGACGAGCTGACCGCCCGCGGCGTGAAGCTGGTTTCCGGCGGCACCGACAACCACCTGCTGCTGATCGACCTGACCGACGTGGATTGCACAGGCAAGGAGCTGGAGCATAACCTGGACGAGGTGCACATCACCGCCAACAAGAACACCGTGCCCGGCGAGAAGCGCAGCCCGTTTGTGACCAGCGGCGTGCGCGTGGGCACCCCCGCCGTGACCACCCGCGGCATGGGCCCCGCAGAGATGAAGATCATCGCGGATTGCATCGCGGATTGCATCTTCGATTTCGAGGGCAAGAAGGACGAAGTCACCGCCCGCGTAGCCGAGCTGGTGAAGAAGTTCCCACTGTACGAGTAA
- a CDS encoding IS110 family transposase, producing MVCVGIDVAKDKHDCFILSSEGEVLADVFTIQNNAEGFNTLLQTISCCTNPKDKIKVGLEATGHYSYNILGFLLDKGLPTYVINPLHTNLYRKSLSLRKTKTDRVDARTIAAMLLSDVDLKSYTDTAYHNEELKSLTRYRFDKVRERAKLKQSVSRLVTILFPELEKLVPTLHMASVYALLSEFPGAKQVAEAHLTHLKAVLHDASKGRYGRDMAVTLRDAARCSVGSVMPAKSLELRHTIRLIRELDSEIQDIEAAIQTMIEEIASPITTIPGIGVRMGAMILAEIGDFSRFDSPDKILAYAGMSPSTYQSGQMSLTGAYSHMEKRGSRYLRYALYNATKYVCHWDPIFSAYLAKKRAEGKHYNVALSHAAKKLVRLIYALEKSRLPYSSAA from the coding sequence ATGGTTTGCGTTGGAATTGACGTTGCAAAGGACAAGCACGATTGCTTCATCCTCAGTTCAGAGGGCGAAGTTCTAGCGGATGTATTCACCATCCAGAACAATGCAGAGGGCTTCAACACACTCTTGCAGACGATTAGTTGCTGTACCAACCCAAAGGATAAAATAAAAGTAGGACTTGAGGCTACCGGACACTACAGCTACAACATCCTCGGATTTCTGCTTGATAAAGGCCTGCCAACCTATGTCATCAATCCGCTGCACACCAACCTCTACCGGAAAAGCCTGAGCCTTCGCAAAACCAAGACTGACCGTGTCGATGCGCGAACCATTGCAGCTATGCTCTTGTCTGATGTGGACCTCAAGTCCTACACAGACACAGCATACCACAACGAGGAGTTAAAGTCACTCACAAGATACCGGTTTGACAAAGTCCGCGAGAGAGCGAAGCTGAAGCAGTCCGTTTCTCGGTTGGTCACAATTCTGTTCCCAGAGCTTGAAAAGTTGGTGCCGACATTGCACATGGCGTCAGTTTACGCACTTCTCAGCGAGTTTCCTGGCGCCAAACAGGTTGCCGAAGCGCACCTGACGCATTTGAAAGCCGTCTTACACGACGCCTCCAAAGGCCGCTACGGGCGAGACATGGCAGTAACACTTCGGGATGCCGCCAGATGTTCTGTCGGCTCTGTCATGCCGGCCAAGTCCCTAGAACTGCGGCATACGATTCGCCTGATCCGCGAACTGGATTCCGAAATTCAGGACATTGAAGCTGCCATCCAGACGATGATAGAGGAAATCGCTTCTCCCATTACTACCATTCCGGGCATCGGCGTTCGGATGGGCGCAATGATTCTGGCTGAGATTGGGGACTTCTCCCGGTTCGATTCACCGGACAAAATCCTTGCCTACGCCGGGATGTCGCCATCTACCTACCAATCTGGGCAGATGTCACTCACAGGCGCATATTCCCACATGGAAAAACGAGGTTCCCGATACCTGCGCTACGCTCTTTACAATGCCACGAAATACGTCTGCCATTGGGACCCAATCTTCTCTGCCTATCTTGCCAAGAAGCGGGCTGAGGGCAAGCACTACAATGTTGCGCTCTCCCATGCGGCCAAGAAGTTGGTTCGGTTGATTTATGCCTTAGAGAAGTCCAGGCTACCCTACAGCAGCGCTGCATAA
- a CDS encoding isocitrate/isopropylmalate dehydrogenase family protein has protein sequence MKAVLIPGDGIGREIAESVRAVSAALNTGIEWQVCEAGAEYAEASGELIAPGTLDAIEACGWALKGPTATPIGKGFRSINVQLRQRFATYANLRPVHTLPGVPTRFENVDLVIVRENTEDLYKGIEYMLTDDIANGVKLITRPACEKICRFAFDYARKNGRKKVTAVHKANIMKLTDGLFLRTFREVAEDYPDIEANDCIIDALCMKLVQRPEQFDVLVAPNLYGDIISDLCAGLVGGLGFAPSANIGDKTRIYEAVHGSAPDIAGQDKANPSAILMAFAMMLNDLGMTDKADKLNAAIQAQVAEGKVITADIGGTAGTKEFTQAVIARL, from the coding sequence ATGAAAGCAGTACTGATCCCAGGCGATGGAATTGGCCGCGAGATTGCCGAAAGCGTGCGTGCCGTCTCGGCCGCACTGAACACCGGCATTGAATGGCAGGTGTGTGAGGCCGGTGCCGAGTACGCCGAAGCCAGCGGCGAGCTGATCGCCCCCGGCACGCTGGATGCCATCGAGGCGTGCGGCTGGGCACTGAAAGGCCCTACGGCTACGCCCATCGGCAAGGGCTTCCGCAGCATCAATGTGCAGCTGCGCCAGCGCTTTGCCACCTACGCTAACCTGCGCCCTGTGCACACGCTGCCGGGCGTACCTACCCGTTTTGAGAACGTTGACCTCGTCATCGTGCGCGAGAATACCGAGGACCTGTATAAGGGCATCGAGTACATGCTCACCGACGACATCGCCAACGGCGTCAAGCTCATCACCCGCCCGGCCTGCGAGAAGATCTGCCGCTTTGCCTTTGACTACGCCCGGAAAAACGGCCGCAAAAAGGTCACCGCTGTGCACAAAGCCAACATCATGAAGCTGACCGACGGCCTGTTCCTGCGCACCTTCCGCGAAGTGGCCGAGGATTACCCCGACATCGAGGCCAACGACTGCATCATCGATGCCCTGTGCATGAAGCTGGTGCAGCGCCCTGAGCAGTTCGACGTGCTGGTCGCCCCCAACCTCTACGGTGACATCATCAGCGACCTGTGCGCCGGTCTGGTGGGTGGCCTGGGCTTTGCGCCCAGCGCCAACATCGGTGATAAAACGCGCATTTATGAGGCTGTCCACGGCTCCGCCCCCGACATTGCAGGCCAGGACAAGGCCAACCCCAGCGCCATCCTGATGGCCTTTGCCATGATGCTGAACGACCTGGGTATGACCGACAAGGCCGACAAGCTCAACGCCGCCATCCAGGCCCAGGTGGCCGAGGGCAAGGTCATCACCGCTGACATCGGCGGCACGGCCGGCACCAAGGAATTTACCCAGGCCGTTATCGCCCGGCTGTGA
- a CDS encoding AraC family transcriptional regulator, with product MALSACNTETDSAGRELTVHGTAAFPIACYHDDLEAAPVPWHWHEELELLIASEGGVLAAAAGEKYTLAEGDGLFINAGVLHADWPLAVGRCRLHSVVFHPRLVGGSPDSVFWQKYLQPLLTDPSRPCAVLRRSVDWQREAMDCMERAFRAVVNEIPGYEFKTRAALSEMMYLLVTRAPATRAVPKKALRSADRIKTMLQFVQTHYAEDLTVEQIAASASISPSECLRCFHDMIGTTPNQYLRGQRLQRAAELLCGTTLQVTAIAAQCGFEDSSYFARSFRQLYGCGPTEFRRRTLRAGQ from the coding sequence ATGGCCTTGTCCGCCTGCAATACCGAGACCGATTCCGCTGGGCGGGAACTGACCGTCCACGGCACCGCGGCGTTTCCCATCGCCTGCTACCACGACGATCTGGAAGCTGCCCCCGTACCCTGGCACTGGCATGAGGAGCTGGAACTGCTGATTGCCAGCGAGGGCGGCGTGCTGGCCGCTGCAGCCGGGGAAAAGTACACGCTGGCCGAGGGGGACGGCTTATTCATCAATGCCGGGGTGCTGCATGCCGACTGGCCGCTGGCCGTCGGGCGCTGCCGGCTGCACAGCGTGGTATTCCATCCCCGGCTGGTGGGCGGCAGCCCGGACAGCGTGTTTTGGCAAAAATATCTGCAGCCGCTGCTGACCGACCCCAGCCGCCCCTGCGCCGTGCTGCGCCGCAGCGTGGATTGGCAGCGGGAAGCCATGGACTGCATGGAGCGGGCGTTCCGTGCCGTGGTCAACGAGATACCGGGGTACGAGTTCAAGACGCGGGCTGCGCTTTCCGAGATGATGTACCTGCTGGTTACCCGCGCCCCCGCCACGCGCGCCGTGCCCAAAAAGGCGCTGCGCAGCGCCGACCGCATTAAAACGATGCTGCAATTTGTGCAGACCCACTACGCCGAGGACCTGACCGTGGAGCAGATCGCTGCCAGCGCGTCCATCAGCCCCAGCGAGTGTCTGCGGTGCTTCCATGATATGATCGGCACCACGCCCAACCAGTACCTGCGCGGCCAGCGCCTGCAGCGCGCCGCCGAGCTGCTGTGCGGCACCACCCTGCAGGTGACCGCCATCGCCGCCCAATGCGGCTTCGAGGATTCCAGCTATTTTGCTCGTTCCTTCCGGCAGTTGTATGGATGCGGGCCGACAGAGTTTCGGCGCAGAACGCTGAGAGCGGGGCAATAA
- a CDS encoding endonuclease domain-containing protein, protein MTIPKDNSQLENARRLRSEMTPHERKLWYLFLRKYPVKIYKQRIIGRFIVDFYCASAKLVIELDGSQHYEPQGMAYDSERSAFLTALGLEVLRFSNRDVDMDFCGVCTQIDITIQKRL, encoded by the coding sequence ATGACCATACCAAAGGACAACAGTCAACTGGAAAACGCCCGGCGGTTACGCAGTGAGATGACACCCCACGAACGAAAGCTATGGTATCTTTTCCTCCGCAAATATCCGGTGAAAATTTATAAACAGCGAATCATCGGGAGATTTATCGTAGACTTTTATTGTGCTTCTGCCAAGTTAGTTATTGAATTGGATGGTTCTCAACACTATGAGCCTCAGGGGATGGCCTATGATTCTGAGCGTTCCGCATTTTTGACAGCGCTTGGATTGGAGGTTCTGCGTTTTTCCAACCGAGATGTTGATATGGATTTTTGCGGCGTGTGCACACAAATTGATATCACCATTCAAAAACGCCTGTAA
- a CDS encoding DUF1835 domain-containing protein: protein MIQLCFGDSIKGTLTCAPHIGNTIGGATAVVISTDKPLDTPLQKAAFAVYRTLAAPFYKRRAQKQEARRRAEAVPVDYESNDVIALLGDLNEGPIAGDLMSEARKKVVRAWLCFSPHGDTAGTDADVEPYWQACQKDLQTLLTRAHTGEPVRIWYDHTPASLCGLHASAALLEDAPCQITVVETPELETKNGVTRRAALCERGPTEIGALLRYERPLPDTDRHALAARWRSLQAENAPLRAEQNHRLTSVPAGFYDAMILSEAPANEIMVAQLIGKVLAECRLGISDQLIYRRIEHLKRSGKFLSVQPSPAPYQEIIRRA, encoded by the coding sequence ATGATCCAACTTTGTTTCGGCGATTCCATCAAAGGCACACTCACCTGCGCCCCGCATATCGGCAATACGATCGGCGGCGCCACAGCGGTGGTAATTTCAACGGATAAACCGCTGGATACCCCGCTGCAAAAGGCCGCCTTTGCCGTCTACCGCACCCTGGCCGCACCTTTTTATAAACGCCGCGCCCAAAAGCAGGAGGCCCGCCGCCGTGCCGAGGCCGTCCCTGTGGACTATGAATCCAACGACGTGATAGCCCTGCTGGGCGACCTGAACGAAGGCCCCATCGCGGGCGACCTGATGAGTGAAGCACGCAAAAAGGTCGTGCGGGCATGGCTCTGCTTCTCCCCGCACGGCGACACAGCCGGAACGGATGCCGACGTGGAGCCGTACTGGCAGGCCTGCCAAAAAGACCTGCAAACCCTGCTGACCCGCGCCCACACAGGCGAGCCGGTGCGCATCTGGTACGACCACACCCCTGCCAGCCTCTGCGGCCTGCACGCCTCTGCGGCCCTGCTGGAAGATGCCCCCTGCCAAATCACGGTGGTAGAGACCCCGGAGCTTGAGACAAAAAACGGCGTGACCCGCCGTGCCGCCCTGTGTGAGCGTGGCCCCACCGAGATAGGCGCACTGTTACGGTACGAGCGTCCCCTGCCAGACACCGACCGTCACGCCCTTGCCGCCCGCTGGCGCAGCCTGCAAGCGGAAAACGCTCCGCTTCGCGCCGAGCAAAACCACCGCTTGACCAGCGTCCCCGCCGGTTTCTACGATGCCATGATTTTAAGCGAAGCTCCTGCGAATGAAATTATGGTGGCACAACTCATCGGAAAAGTGCTGGCAGAATGCCGCCTGGGCATCAGCGACCAGCTCATCTACCGCCGCATCGAACACCTGAAACGATCCGGCAAATTCCTCTCCGTCCAACCCAGCCCCGCCCCCTACCAGGAAATCATCCGCAGGGCGTAA
- the hisB gene encoding imidazoleglycerol-phosphate dehydratase HisB, giving the protein MARTATVTRNTRETQITLTIDLDGTGKADLHTGIGFFDHMLDGFTRHGLFDLTVQCRGDLEVDCHHTIEDVGIALGTAIKEALGDKAGLVRYGSCLLPMDETLALCAVDLGGRPYFVYDASFAGQSCGGMDVQMAREFFYAISYAAMMNLHLKVLYGENDHHKLEAMFKAFAKALDAATRKDARIDGVLSTKGTL; this is encoded by the coding sequence ATGGCACGCACCGCAACTGTGACCCGCAACACGCGGGAGACTCAAATCACCCTGACCATCGACTTGGACGGCACCGGCAAAGCCGACCTGCACACCGGCATCGGCTTTTTTGACCACATGCTGGACGGGTTTACCCGCCACGGCCTGTTTGATCTGACCGTGCAGTGCCGCGGCGATCTGGAGGTCGACTGCCACCACACCATTGAGGATGTGGGCATTGCCCTGGGCACCGCCATCAAGGAAGCCCTGGGCGACAAGGCCGGGCTGGTGCGCTATGGCAGCTGCCTGCTGCCCATGGATGAGACGCTGGCACTGTGCGCTGTGGACCTGGGCGGCCGCCCTTACTTTGTGTATGATGCCAGCTTTGCCGGGCAGAGCTGCGGCGGCATGGATGTGCAGATGGCGCGGGAGTTTTTCTATGCCATCAGCTATGCAGCCATGATGAACCTGCATTTAAAGGTACTGTACGGTGAGAACGACCACCACAAGCTGGAGGCTATGTTCAAGGCGTTTGCCAAGGCGCTGGACGCCGCCACACGCAAGGATGCACGGATCGACGGGGTGCTTTCCACCAAGGGCACGCTGTAA
- a CDS encoding hydratase produces the protein MKLHDTGVYLVHGVPQAEAPAGFTQEQAKQGTIAYGILKAHNTGDSMQDLRMKFDSMTSHDITYVGIIQTARASGMKEFPLPYVMTNCHNSLCAVGGTINEDDHQFALSAAHKYGGIYVPPNMAVIHSYNREMMSGCGRMILGSDSHTRYGALGTMAVGEGGGELAKQLVGRTYDMAYPGVVAIYLTGKPNPGVGPHDVALALVAATYANGYVKNKVMEFVGPGVANLSADYRNGIDVMTTETTCWSSIWQTDDVTKEYFVQHNRPEAYKELKPADVAYYDGCIELDLSTVECMIALPMHPSYAYPIRELKANAKEILQAAEDQANKQLGGKVHMDLVGKICPDGRIYVEQGVVAGCSGGTYENICAVADIIRGKSCGNGEFKFSVYPDSMPTYLELVKNGTVADIVSAGGIFRECFCGPCFGAGDTPANGEFSIRHTTRNFPNREGSKPGEGQISAVALMDARSIAATAANGGYLTAASELTDVEYTTPDYHFDQGVYDKRVYNGWGRPEPDYELKFGPNIKDWPEQPALSDDLLVKIVSYITDPVTTTDELIPSGETSSFRSNPLRLAEFTLSRKDPAYVPNAKAVKALDNERLAGEVPDEITVVYTQVKALGYHPDAAHTNIGSAIFANKPGDGSAREQAASCQRVLGGAANFACEYATKRYRSNCINWGMLPFLLDTPNVLDNGDYVYLPGIRKALLEAADEMTAIAVKPDGGLVEFRVRLGAMTDAERQILADGCLINYYKNH, from the coding sequence ATGAAACTGCACGATACCGGCGTATACCTCGTCCACGGCGTGCCACAGGCCGAAGCCCCGGCAGGCTTCACGCAGGAGCAGGCCAAGCAGGGCACCATCGCCTACGGCATCTTAAAAGCACATAACACCGGCGATTCCATGCAGGACCTGCGCATGAAGTTCGACTCGATGACCAGCCACGACATCACCTATGTCGGCATCATCCAGACGGCCCGCGCCTCCGGCATGAAGGAATTCCCGCTGCCCTACGTCATGACCAACTGCCACAACAGCCTGTGCGCCGTCGGCGGCACCATCAACGAGGACGACCACCAGTTCGCCCTCTCCGCCGCCCACAAATACGGCGGCATCTACGTTCCGCCGAACATGGCCGTCATCCACAGCTATAACCGGGAAATGATGTCCGGCTGCGGCCGCATGATCTTAGGCTCTGATTCCCACACCCGCTATGGCGCCCTAGGCACCATGGCTGTGGGCGAGGGAGGCGGTGAGCTGGCCAAGCAGCTGGTGGGCCGCACCTACGATATGGCCTACCCCGGCGTGGTGGCCATCTACCTGACCGGCAAGCCCAACCCCGGCGTCGGCCCCCACGATGTGGCGCTGGCGCTGGTGGCTGCCACCTACGCCAATGGCTACGTGAAAAACAAGGTCATGGAGTTCGTCGGCCCCGGTGTGGCCAACCTGTCGGCTGACTACCGCAACGGCATCGACGTCATGACCACCGAGACCACCTGCTGGTCCTCCATCTGGCAGACCGACGATGTGACGAAAGAATATTTCGTGCAGCACAATCGCCCCGAAGCCTACAAAGAGCTGAAACCCGCCGACGTGGCCTACTATGACGGCTGCATCGAGCTGGACCTCTCCACCGTGGAGTGTATGATCGCGCTGCCGATGCACCCCAGCTATGCCTACCCCATCCGCGAGCTGAAAGCCAACGCCAAAGAGATTCTGCAGGCGGCCGAGGACCAGGCCAACAAGCAGCTGGGCGGCAAGGTCCACATGGACCTGGTGGGCAAGATCTGCCCCGATGGCCGCATCTACGTGGAGCAGGGCGTCGTCGCTGGCTGTTCCGGCGGCACCTATGAAAACATCTGCGCGGTAGCGGACATCATCCGCGGCAAGAGCTGCGGCAACGGTGAGTTCAAATTCAGCGTCTACCCGGACAGCATGCCCACCTATCTGGAGCTGGTCAAAAACGGCACGGTAGCGGATATTGTTTCCGCAGGCGGCATCTTCCGCGAGTGCTTCTGCGGCCCCTGCTTCGGCGCAGGCGATACCCCCGCCAACGGCGAGTTCTCCATCCGCCACACCACTCGCAACTTCCCTAACCGCGAGGGCTCCAAGCCCGGCGAGGGGCAGATCAGCGCGGTGGCCCTGATGGACGCCCGGTCCATCGCCGCCACCGCCGCTAACGGCGGCTACCTGACCGCCGCCAGCGAGCTGACCGACGTGGAGTACACCACCCCGGACTACCACTTTGACCAGGGCGTTTACGACAAGCGCGTCTACAATGGCTGGGGTCGCCCGGAGCCGGACTACGAGCTGAAGTTCGGCCCCAACATCAAGGATTGGCCCGAGCAGCCCGCCCTGTCCGACGACCTGCTGGTCAAGATCGTCAGCTACATCACCGACCCCGTCACCACCACCGACGAGTTGATCCCCTCGGGCGAGACTTCGTCCTTCCGCTCTAACCCGCTGCGTTTGGCGGAGTTCACCCTCTCCCGCAAGGACCCCGCCTACGTGCCTAACGCTAAGGCCGTGAAGGCTTTGGATAACGAGCGCCTGGCGGGCGAAGTGCCCGATGAAATTACGGTGGTTTACACCCAGGTCAAGGCGCTTGGCTACCACCCGGACGCAGCCCACACCAATATTGGCTCGGCCATCTTCGCCAACAAGCCCGGCGATGGCTCCGCCCGTGAGCAGGCCGCCAGCTGCCAGCGCGTGCTGGGCGGCGCCGCCAACTTTGCCTGCGAGTACGCCACCAAGCGCTACCGCTCCAACTGCATCAACTGGGGCATGCTGCCCTTCCTGCTGGACACCCCCAACGTGCTGGACAACGGCGACTATGTCTACCTGCCCGGCATCCGCAAGGCCCTGCTGGAAGCCGCCGATGAGATGACGGCCATCGCCGTCAAGCCCGACGGTGGCCTGGTAGAGTTCAGGGTCCGCCTGGGCGCTATGACCGACGCCGAGAGACAGATCTTGGCCGATGGCTGCCTGATCAATTATTATAAGAACCACTAA
- a CDS encoding citrate synthase, protein MYYPDVPALEPEELELLCHEYVEHNATLDPHLADQMGVKRGLRNLDGTGVLAGITNVSNVVGYDKKEDGTIVPIPGRLIYRGIDLDALAAEADANDRFMFEEVVWLLLFGSLPTRDQYAKFRKLLENHRELPRGFADDMILNSPSPNLMNKMARSVLAMYSYDEHAEDLSLPNILRQSINLIAELPTMMVNAYQIKRRVYDRNSMYFHLPTEGQSTAEHILSTYRADQKFTHEEARLLDLCLLVHADHGGGNCSTFTCRVLSSSGTDTYAAISAAIGALKGPKHGGANLKVMHQLDYILENVEDPTNDDEVREFLRKIIRKERGDGSGLIYGMGHAVYTLSDPRAQILKTHAKSLAYKKGYDEEYEMLCSIERLAPQVFAEEKHGPKKVCANVDLFSGLIYRMLGISEDLFTPLFAIARVPGWCAHRVEEVEFANRIIRPAYKYVGQPLDYLPLEER, encoded by the coding sequence ATGTATTACCCGGACGTACCGGCACTGGAGCCGGAAGAACTGGAACTGCTCTGCCATGAATATGTAGAGCATAATGCCACGCTGGACCCGCATTTGGCGGACCAGATGGGCGTCAAGCGTGGCCTGCGCAACCTGGACGGCACCGGTGTGCTGGCCGGTATCACCAACGTGTCCAACGTTGTTGGCTATGACAAAAAGGAAGACGGCACCATCGTGCCCATCCCCGGCCGCCTGATCTACCGCGGCATCGATTTGGATGCCCTGGCCGCCGAGGCCGACGCCAACGACCGCTTTATGTTTGAGGAAGTGGTCTGGCTGCTGCTGTTCGGCTCTCTGCCCACACGGGACCAGTATGCCAAGTTCCGCAAACTGCTGGAGAACCACCGCGAACTGCCCCGCGGCTTTGCCGACGATATGATCTTGAACTCGCCTTCGCCCAACCTGATGAACAAGATGGCGCGAAGCGTGCTGGCCATGTACAGTTACGATGAACACGCCGAGGACCTGAGCCTGCCCAACATCCTGCGGCAGAGCATCAACCTGATCGCCGAGCTGCCCACCATGATGGTGAACGCTTACCAGATCAAGCGCCGCGTCTACGACCGCAACAGCATGTACTTCCACCTGCCCACCGAGGGACAGAGCACGGCCGAACATATCCTGTCCACCTACCGTGCCGACCAGAAGTTCACCCACGAGGAAGCCCGCCTGCTGGACCTGTGTCTGCTGGTGCATGCGGACCACGGCGGCGGTAACTGCTCGACCTTTACCTGCCGCGTGCTGTCCAGCTCCGGCACCGACACCTACGCGGCCATCTCGGCGGCCATCGGCGCGCTGAAAGGCCCCAAGCACGGCGGCGCCAACCTGAAGGTCATGCACCAGCTGGACTACATTTTGGAAAATGTGGAGGATCCCACCAACGACGACGAGGTGCGGGAGTTCCTGCGCAAGATCATCCGCAAAGAGCGCGGCGACGGCAGCGGCCTGATCTACGGCATGGGCCACGCCGTGTACACCCTGAGCGACCCGCGTGCCCAAATTTTGAAAACACACGCCAAGAGCCTGGCCTACAAAAAAGGCTACGACGAGGAGTACGAGATGCTGTGCAGCATCGAGCGCCTGGCCCCCCAGGTATTTGCCGAGGAAAAGCACGGCCCCAAAAAGGTCTGCGCCAACGTGGACCTGTTCAGCGGCCTGATCTACCGCATGCTGGGCATCAGCGAGGATCTGTTCACCCCGCTGTTCGCCATTGCCCGTGTACCCGGCTGGTGTGCCCACCGCGTGGAAGAGGTGGAGTTTGCCAACCGCATCATCCGCCCCGCGTACAAGTATGTCGGCCAGCCGCTGGATTACCTGCCGCTGGAAGAACGGTAA